The Aureibacter tunicatorum genome segment ATAATTAAAATTAAGTTAGTCAAATATGTTTTTTTGTGTGTAATTTATGGTTTTATTGTTGATTAAAATTTTATCATTTATATAAATACAGGTTATTTGGAAAAAATAAAATATAAAGATTACGAAAAGCAACTTCCTCAGTCTGGAGAGTATATTTTAGGGCAAAGAAATGGAGAATCTGTGTATGTGTATCAAGCATACAATCATGCGATAGCGAACTTTGCTGTTGAGAATCAAAAGTTTGGAGGGAGAAAGTTTAGCTTCAAAAGAATGACATGGATCAAGCCTAATTTTTTATGGATGATGTTTCGTTCAGGATGGGCTTCAAAAGAGAATCAAGAAAGAATATTGGCAATAGAAATACCTTTGGCATACTTTAAGGAGCTTTATGACAAAGGCGTGTACTCTTCATTTCGTGAGGATAAATATGATTCTTTCGAAACATGGAAAGAGTTGGTTGCTCAAAGCGAGGTAAGATTGCAATGGGACCCTGATCATGATCCTTATGGAGAGAAGATTGAAAGAAGAGCGATACAGTTGGGTATTAGAGGAGATGAGCTTTTAGCTTTCAATTCAAAGATTATATCTATAACTGATTTGACCGATTTTGTTATTGAGCAGAGAGAAGTAATGCAAAATGACTTTAAAGCTTTGCAGGTAATCAAGGAAGAAGTTCTTTTGTGAGGAAAGCATTTAATACCCCTATTTTTTGGTGTTTTTAAACTGTAAGCAGAGCTTGTTGTTAATTGATAAAGTTCTGTTTAAAATCAATTTGAAGGTTAAGCCGTAAATCTAAAATCATATATGCTTGCAGGTATTGGAAAAGCATTTTCTGGAAACTCTAAGAGAAATACGCAGAGAAATAGCATTTCCAATGGTCAAGCGAAATTGCCTCCAAGCCAGACTTCAAAAGCCAGCACTATACAATGCGCAAGATTGAAGGCGGATGCGAAAGAGTGGTATGGTAAAAGAGGAATAAGGCAAGATCTCGATCGTCAAAGATTCGTCAGAGCCTCTATTCGCAAGTCGATAATTTTGCCAGTGACTTCTAGTTACCCTCACTTGACTTTGGATATTGAATATGCTAGGCCTTTGGATAAGGTGAATGAAAAAGTTGAACTAATTTGCCATCAAATGCATTATTCTCGATCTATGGACGCTCCTAGAATTTTTTTTGAGGAGGACAGGGCTTCTGGAGAGTTTCTACCTATAACAGATGATCCAGCTTTGCCAGATGTTTTACCAAAAATTTTAAAATGGATTAGCCAAAGTGGCTTTGATATTAAAGTTAAAATTCCCGACGGCATGGCCTTGAGAGAGCCTGTGGCTAAAAAAAAGAAAAAGAAGAAAAAAACTTCAGAGGTTGTGGGTGAAACTGATTTGGCTTTGGAAATGGAGGCATTGGGAGTGGAAGAAGTTAGGGAAAAACATGCTGTGGAAACAGTTGAGGAAGCTGGATCAAGTGCTTTGCAGGATACAATAGTT includes the following:
- a CDS encoding DUF4291 domain-containing protein, which encodes MEKIKYKDYEKQLPQSGEYILGQRNGESVYVYQAYNHAIANFAVENQKFGGRKFSFKRMTWIKPNFLWMMFRSGWASKENQERILAIEIPLAYFKELYDKGVYSSFREDKYDSFETWKELVAQSEVRLQWDPDHDPYGEKIERRAIQLGIRGDELLAFNSKIISITDLTDFVIEQREVMQNDFKALQVIKEEVLL